Proteins from a genomic interval of Nerophis lumbriciformis linkage group LG01, RoL_Nlum_v2.1, whole genome shotgun sequence:
- the LOC133612544 gene encoding uncharacterized protein isoform X1, with protein sequence MNVLDGLEIYIPEEAQIKNIAIWSLPPSVVRGLGLTAMDPNCVKVLADSPRGIWICPAVLRSTATHDARSLLTAEFQLSQSPLKIYSTSSSVEAYNVLRNNMPGTCRPRTALLSHVEKVPHISEDAIIIYKQHIYLMMRVPTPGRQGTCEAREPLPHSASPDEDQKKLDEQHAAAQDQVEHFSDNQNHLEQAHSVITYEPPDSYKWLTSESPHSDFCSTPKEDFDYKELEQQEKIARMKAILKEKLSSLCATK encoded by the exons ATGAACGTCCTAGATGGATTAGAGATATACATCCCTGAAGAGGCTCAAATAAAGAACATAGCAATTTGGAGTTTACCGCCCTCAGTGGTGAGAGGACTGGGCCTCACCGCCATGGACCCTAATTGCGTGAAGGTACTTGCAGATTCCCCACGAGGCATATGGATCTGTCCAGCAGTCTTGCGAAGCACAGCGACACACGACGCCCGCTCGCTGCTCACTGCTGAGTTCCAGCTTTCCCAGAGTCCCTTGAAAATCTACTCAACCTCGTCTAGTGTGGAAGCGTATAACGTGTTGAGGAATAATATGCCGGGGACCTGCCGCCCTCGTACCGCCCTCTTGTCTCACGTGGAGAAGGTACCTCACATCTCTGAGGATGCCATCATCATCTACAAGCAACACATTTACCTGATGATGAGGGTCCCTACACCAGGCCGACAGGGGACATGTGAAGCCCGGGAGCCCCTCCCTCATTCAGCATCACCAGATGAGGACCAGAAGAAG CTGGATGAGCAGCACGCTGCAGCCCAGGACCAAGTGGAACATTTCAGTGACAACCAAAACCATTTGGAACAGGCTCATTCTGTCATCACCTATGAACCACCCGACAGCTATAAGTGGCTCACCAGCGAGTCTCCGCATTCAGACTTTTGCTCAACTCCCAAAGAAGACTTTGACTATAAAGAGCTGGAGCAACAGGAAAAGATTGCTCGAATGAAGGCCATATTAAAAGAGAAGCTCAGCAGCCTGTGTGCCACTAAGTGA
- the LOC133612544 gene encoding uncharacterized protein isoform X2: MPGTCRPRTALLSHVEKVPHISEDAIIIYKQHIYLMMRVPTPGRQGTCEAREPLPHSASPDEDQKKLDEQHAAAQDQVEHFSDNQNHLEQAHSVITYEPPDSYKWLTSESPHSDFCSTPKEDFDYKELEQQEKIARMKAILKEKLSSLCATK; this comes from the exons ATGCCGGGGACCTGCCGCCCTCGTACCGCCCTCTTGTCTCACGTGGAGAAGGTACCTCACATCTCTGAGGATGCCATCATCATCTACAAGCAACACATTTACCTGATGATGAGGGTCCCTACACCAGGCCGACAGGGGACATGTGAAGCCCGGGAGCCCCTCCCTCATTCAGCATCACCAGATGAGGACCAGAAGAAG CTGGATGAGCAGCACGCTGCAGCCCAGGACCAAGTGGAACATTTCAGTGACAACCAAAACCATTTGGAACAGGCTCATTCTGTCATCACCTATGAACCACCCGACAGCTATAAGTGGCTCACCAGCGAGTCTCCGCATTCAGACTTTTGCTCAACTCCCAAAGAAGACTTTGACTATAAAGAGCTGGAGCAACAGGAAAAGATTGCTCGAATGAAGGCCATATTAAAAGAGAAGCTCAGCAGCCTGTGTGCCACTAAGTGA
- the lrif1 gene encoding uncharacterized protein lrif1 isoform X1: MYSSRSEHRAAQRTGIFYQAMPAIGADGKNVMSLIPVQMVNGNIVQTQKNKPQTCKFIPVIVGPAPVPNRRKALMTSLATQHTVSSPASFVNSLPNQLGIADQRLALGVSLNHHPLRIFEPHPRSHVQAVPVSQPPSCRRRQICTPLTNTLSTSDPTCRTNGSSKTSVYESDAVSNHSEAESIWSASPQTSLSLGVSNAHLKLIPKVSNRSNSPMKWVIEEVNSNESSTELSHSLTVSSNTFPTTEQGSKNVGRVQSLCFNTFQTTEQGSKNVGIVPSLSSKTFPTMEQGSKNVGIVESFSSKTFQIMQQGNKNVGVVQSLSSKTFQAMELGPKNDGKPVHPSGLTRNSRSEADCQKALVIYDGTVFFASTKCNVSLPTGSQETFSTTAAEKVCRRKEFPVASSQSSLIISKEPNEVIDLCNDNNPEDLCQTTPSVPLDEDNVIFVSYIPPNPKSVPTLCPVAETLENETDQTSIKSLDSVTEHNNGSSSVLNQLTRKHTNGIPTERRLQPDQSMLVSTETHKIDVISSQYRTKQQMDNVELALEMKSLSDSSISDHNNRKSTDEIKISSNAEPVCRSSRNHKTDHLYRKMFGITSEVKICLQKMNTVSSEESEEKRSSLKWKGLCWQDSDIKKRKLSYKDHLPGVTVPLSPDAHALCDLDPNSVVGYVEPIDDDLPDMAESHATNSQDSAVQALNSVPTNTSRMGRARKRTKCPCCVSGGLRVDVPARPRVLKVRKECKSGGRQQKFKSNK, encoded by the exons ATGTATTCATCTCGTAGCGAACATCGTGCAGCTCAAAG GACAGGTATCTTCTACCAGGCCATGCCTGCCATAGGAGCTGATGGCAAGAACGTCATGTCGCTGATCCCTGTTCAAATGGTTAATGGAAATATTGTCCAAACTCAAAAAAACAAGCCTCAAACATGCAAGTTTATACCAGTAATCGTTGGACCTGCACCTGTTCCCAATAGAAGAAAGGCACTCATGACTTCTTTAGCCACCCAACACACAGTCAGCAGTCCGGCTTCCTTTGTGAATTCTTTGCCCAATCAACTTGGTATAGCAGACCAAAGGCTGGCGCTTGGCGTGTCGTTAAATCACCACCCGTTAAGGATTTTTGAACCGCACCCCAGAAGCCATGTGCAAGCCGTTCCAGTATCTCAACCTCCCTCTTGCAGAAGGAGACAGATTTGCACTCCATTAACGAACACCTTATCGACTTCAGACCCGACTTGTAGGACCAATGGATCGTCCAAGACATCCGTCTATGAAAGCGATGCTGTTTCAAACCATTCCGAAGCTGAGAGTATTTGGTCTGCATCGCCTCAGACGTCACTGTCACTGGGCGTATCCAATGCACATTTGAAATTAATTCCAAAGGTTTCCAATAGGTCCAACAGCCCAATGAAGTGGGTGATTGAAGAAGTTAACTCCAATGAGTCATCTACTGAACTTTCACATTCTTTGACAGTTAGTTCCAATACCTTTCCAACGACGGAACAGGGCAGCAAGAACGTTGGGAGAGTGCAAAGTCTTTGTTTCAATACATTTCAAACAACGGAACAGGGCAGCAAGAACGTTGGGATAGTGCCAAGTCTTAGTTCCAAGACTTTTCCAACAATGGAACAGGGCAGCAAGAATGTTGGGATAGTGGAAAGTTTTAGTTCCAAGACTTTCCAAATAATGCAACAAGGCAATAAGAATGTTGGGGTAGTGCAAAGTCTTAGTTCCAAGACTTTCCAAGCAATGGAACTGGGCCCCAAGAACGATGGGAAGCCTGTTCATCCATCGGGCTTGACAAGAAACTCCCGAAGTGAAGCTGATTGTCAAAAAGCCTTGGTCATATATGACGGCACGGTGTTTTTTGCATCCACAAAGTGCAACGTTTCACTTCCAACAGGGAGCCAGGAAACCTTTTCAACCACTGCGGCTGAAAAAGTTTGCCGTCGCAAAGAATTCCCAGTAGCATCATCCCAGAGTTCACTCATTATTTCAAAGGAGCCAAATGAAGTGATCGACCtttgcaatgacaataatccagagGATTTGTGTCAGACAACACCATCTGTTCCTTTGGATGAAGATAATGTGATATTTGTGTCCTATATTCCACCAAACCCGAAGTCTGTGCCAACACTGTGCCCGGTAGCTGAAACACTTGAGAATGAAACCGACCAGACAAGCATAAAGAGCCTGGACAGTGTGACTGAACACAACAATGGTTCCAGTTCTGTCCTTAATCAACTAACACGCAAACACACAAACGGAATCCCTACTGAAAGAAGACTACAACCTGACCAGAGCATGTTGGTCAGCACAGAAACTCATAAAATTGATGTCATAAGTAGTCAATACAGGACGAAGCAACAGATGGACAACGTGGAGCTGGCCCTAGAAATGAAGAGTTTGTCAGATTCCAGTATTTCAGATCACAACAACAGAAAATCCACAGATGAAATCAAG ATCTCGTCAAATGCAGAACCAGTGTGCAGATCTTCCAGAAACCACAAAACTGACCACCTTTACAGGAAAATGTTTGGGATTACGTCTGAGGTGAAAATTTGCCTGCAGAAGATGAACACCGTATCATCTGAGGAGTCTGAAGAGAAGAGATCCTCGTTGAAATGGAAGGGACTTTGTTGGCAGGACTCtgacattaaaaaaaggaaactcTCATACAAAGATCATTTGCCAGGAGTTACAGTTCCTCTAAGTCCGGATGCACATGCTTTGTGTGATCTGGACCCGAATTCAGTGGTTGGTTACGTGGAGCCGATAGATGACGATCTCCCCGACATGGCTGAATCACACGCCACCAACTCCCAGGACTCGGCTGTCCAGGCCCTCAACAGTGTTCCTACGAACACAAGCAGAATGGGAAGGGCCAGGAAGCGCACAAAGTGTCCATGTTGTGTCTCCGGCGGTCTGAGGGTGGACGTCCCGGCCAGGCCAAGAGTGCTCAAAGTAAGGAAAGAGTGTAAAAGTGGTGGACGTCAGCAAAAGTTCAAATCAAACAAGTGA
- the lrif1 gene encoding uncharacterized protein lrif1 isoform X2, translating to MYSSCSEHHAAQRTGIFYQAMPAIGADGKNVMSLIPVQMVNGNIVQTQKNKPQTCKFIPVIVGPAPVPNRRKALMTSLATQHTVSSPASFVNSLPNQLGIADQRLALGVSLNHHPLRIFEPHPRSHVQAVPVSQPPSCRRRQICTPLTNTLSTSDPTCRTNGSSKTSVYESDAVSNHSEAESIWSASPQTSLSLGVSNAHLKLIPKVSNRSNSPMKWVIEEVNSNESSTELSHSLTVSSNTFPTTEQGSKNVGRVQSLCFNTFQTTEQGSKNVGIVPSLSSKTFPTMEQGSKNVGIVESFSSKTFQIMQQGNKNVGVVQSLSSKTFQAMELGPKNDGKPVHPSGLTRNSRSEADCQKALVIYDGTVFFASTKCNVSLPTGSQETFSTTAAEKVCRRKEFPVASSQSSLIISKEPNEVIDLCNDNNPEDLCQTTPSVPLDEDNVIFVSYIPPNPKSVPTLCPVAETLENETDQTSIKSLDSVTEHNNGSSSVLNQLTRKHTNGIPTERRLQPDQSMLVSTETHKIDVISSQYRTKQQMDNVELALEMKSLSDSSISDHNNRKSTDEIKISSNAEPVCRSSRNHKTDHLYRKMFGITSEVKICLQKMNTVSSEESEEKRSSLKWKGLCWQDSDIKKRKLSYKDHLPGVTVPLSPDAHALCDLDPNSVVGYVEPIDDDLPDMAESHATNSQDSAVQALNSVPTNTSRMGRARKRTKCPCCVSGGLRVDVPARPRVLKVRKECKSGGRQQKFKSNK from the exons ATGTATTCATCTTGTAGCGAACATCATGCAGCTCAAAG GACAGGTATCTTCTACCAGGCCATGCCTGCCATAGGAGCTGATGGCAAGAACGTCATGTCGCTGATCCCTGTTCAAATGGTTAATGGAAATATTGTCCAAACTCAAAAAAACAAGCCTCAAACATGCAAGTTTATACCAGTAATCGTTGGACCTGCACCTGTTCCCAATAGAAGAAAGGCACTCATGACTTCTTTAGCCACCCAACACACAGTCAGCAGTCCGGCTTCCTTTGTGAATTCTTTGCCCAATCAACTTGGTATAGCAGACCAAAGGCTGGCGCTTGGCGTGTCGTTAAATCACCACCCGTTAAGGATTTTTGAACCGCACCCCAGAAGCCATGTGCAAGCCGTTCCAGTATCTCAACCTCCCTCTTGCAGAAGGAGACAGATTTGCACTCCATTAACGAACACCTTATCGACTTCAGACCCGACTTGTAGGACCAATGGATCGTCCAAGACATCCGTCTATGAAAGCGATGCTGTTTCAAACCATTCCGAAGCTGAGAGTATTTGGTCTGCATCGCCTCAGACGTCACTGTCACTGGGCGTATCCAATGCACATTTGAAATTAATTCCAAAGGTTTCCAATAGGTCCAACAGCCCAATGAAGTGGGTGATTGAAGAAGTTAACTCCAATGAGTCATCTACTGAACTTTCACATTCTTTGACAGTTAGTTCCAATACCTTTCCAACGACGGAACAGGGCAGCAAGAACGTTGGGAGAGTGCAAAGTCTTTGTTTCAATACATTTCAAACAACGGAACAGGGCAGCAAGAACGTTGGGATAGTGCCAAGTCTTAGTTCCAAGACTTTTCCAACAATGGAACAGGGCAGCAAGAATGTTGGGATAGTGGAAAGTTTTAGTTCCAAGACTTTCCAAATAATGCAACAAGGCAATAAGAATGTTGGGGTAGTGCAAAGTCTTAGTTCCAAGACTTTCCAAGCAATGGAACTGGGCCCCAAGAACGATGGGAAGCCTGTTCATCCATCGGGCTTGACAAGAAACTCCCGAAGTGAAGCTGATTGTCAAAAAGCCTTGGTCATATATGACGGCACGGTGTTTTTTGCATCCACAAAGTGCAACGTTTCACTTCCAACAGGGAGCCAGGAAACCTTTTCAACCACTGCGGCTGAAAAAGTTTGCCGTCGCAAAGAATTCCCAGTAGCATCATCCCAGAGTTCACTCATTATTTCAAAGGAGCCAAATGAAGTGATCGACCtttgcaatgacaataatccagagGATTTGTGTCAGACAACACCATCTGTTCCTTTGGATGAAGATAATGTGATATTTGTGTCCTATATTCCACCAAACCCGAAGTCTGTGCCAACACTGTGCCCGGTAGCTGAAACACTTGAGAATGAAACCGACCAGACAAGCATAAAGAGCCTGGACAGTGTGACTGAACACAACAATGGTTCCAGTTCTGTCCTTAATCAACTAACACGCAAACACACAAACGGAATCCCTACTGAAAGAAGACTACAACCTGACCAGAGCATGTTGGTCAGCACAGAAACTCATAAAATTGATGTCATAAGTAGTCAATACAGGACGAAGCAACAGATGGACAACGTGGAGCTGGCCCTAGAAATGAAGAGTTTGTCAGATTCCAGTATTTCAGATCACAACAACAGAAAATCCACAGATGAAATCAAG ATCTCGTCAAATGCAGAACCAGTGTGCAGATCTTCCAGAAACCACAAAACTGACCACCTTTACAGGAAAATGTTTGGGATTACGTCTGAGGTGAAAATTTGCCTGCAGAAGATGAACACCGTATCATCTGAGGAGTCTGAAGAGAAGAGATCCTCGTTGAAATGGAAGGGACTTTGTTGGCAGGACTCtgacattaaaaaaaggaaactcTCATACAAAGATCATTTGCCAGGAGTTACAGTTCCTCTAAGTCCGGATGCACATGCTTTGTGTGATCTGGACCCGAATTCAGTGGTTGGTTACGTGGAGCCGATAGATGACGATCTCCCCGACATGGCTGAATCACACGCCACCAACTCCCAGGACTCGGCTGTCCAGGCCCTCAACAGTGTTCCTACGAACACAAGCAGAATGGGAAGGGCCAGGAAGCGCACAAAGTGTCCATGTTGTGTCTCCGGCGGTCTGAGGGTGGACGTCCCGGCCAGGCCAAGAGTGCTCAAAGTAAGGAAAGAGTGTAAAAGTGGTGGACGTCAGCAAAAGTTCAAATCAAACAAGTGA